Proteins found in one Muntiacus reevesi chromosome 2, mMunRee1.1, whole genome shotgun sequence genomic segment:
- the GEMIN7 gene encoding gem-associated protein 7, giving the protein MQTPLATPVPVLRLPRGPDGLNRGFAPDGHRAPLKPEVPEVLEPPESRESREQQARASLRERYLHSLLAMVGRQVCFTLHEGVQVIAHFGATDLDVANFYVSQLQTPIGVQAEALLRCSDIISYTFKP; this is encoded by the coding sequence ATGCAGACTCCGTTGGCCACTCCTGTGCCTGTGCTCCGGCTCCCCCGGGGTCCTGACGGCTTGAACCGAGGCTTTGCTCCTGATGGACACAGAGCCCCCCTGAAGCCGGAAGTCCCTGAAGTCCTGGAGCCTCCAGAGTCTCGGGAATCCCGGGAACAGCAGGCTCGAGCCTCCCTGCGGGAGCGCTACCTCCACAGCCTGCTGGCCATGGTGGGGCGCCAGGTGTGCTTCACGCTGCACGAGGGCGTGCAGGTGATTGCCCACTTCGGAGCCACCGACCTGGACGTGGCCAACTTCTACGTGTCGCAGCTGCAGACTCCAATAGGCGTGCAGGCTGAAGCACTGCTCCGGTGTAGTGACATTATCTCATACACCTTCAAGCCATAA